Within the Deferribacterota bacterium genome, the region ATTTTTATGATTATAAAACATTTAATTTTTCTTTGACAAATATTTAAGCTTTTGTTAAAGTGCTTTTAGTTTAGGGAAATCGGTTAGAATCCGATGCTGCCCCCGCAACTGTGTTCCAGACGAAACCGATAAAGCCACTGCCATATATTATGGTGGGAAGGCCGGGAGTAGGATGTCTACCATATATTGGTAGATGAGATGGTTAGCCAGGATACCTAAACAACCTGTATAAATAATACAGGCAATTCTACGGAGGGTAGGTTTATGAAAGAATCTAAGCCTAGTTTATACCTTTTTCATTATCCTTTAATTTTCAACTTACAATTTAATAATCACTTTAAAATAAATGTTTTATAGAGGTGCTAAATGAGCGTTAATAAAGTAGTAAAACGTGATGGGAGAATTGTAAACTTTGATTATGAGCGAATAGTTGAAGCAATTTACAAGGCTGCCAAAGCTGTGGGTGGCGAAGACAGAAAAATTGCTAATAACCTAGCATTACAAGTAGTAAAAATTATACATAAAAAATATGGCGATATAGGGGTTGTTACAGTAGAAGAAATACAAGATGAAGTTGAGAAAACACTTATTGAAGCTGGCCACGCCAAAACAGCAAAAGCATATATATTATATAGAAAACAAAGGGCAGACATAAGAGATATAAAAACTGCATTTGGTGAAATAGAAAATATAATTGAAAATTATATAAATAAAAGTAGTTGGCGGGTAAAAGAAAACAGCAATACAACATTTTCTTTTCAAGGTTTAAATAACTTTATCTCTTCTACAATCATCTCAAAGTATTGGCTGGGTAAAATATACCCAGAAGAAATAAGAAATGCACATAATAGCGGAGATTTTTATATACATGATCTAGGATCACTCTCCGTCTATTGTTGTGGATGGGATTTAAAAGATATTTTACTAAAAGGCTTTAAAGGAGTTCATGGCAAAGTGGAGAGTAAACCAGCAAAACACTTAAGAAGTGCACTTGGACAAATAGTTAACTTTTTCTATACATTGCAGGGTGAAGCAGCTGGAGCTCAAGCCCTTGCAAGCTTTGACACCTATTTAGCCCCTTTTGTCAGATTTGATAAGCTTGAATATAGTGATGTTAAACAGTGTATGCAGGAATTTATATTCAATCTAAATGTTCCCACTCGTGTAGGCTTTCAAACACCTTTCACAAACCTTACAATGGATTTAGAAGTGCCTTCAATTTTAAAAAATGAATGTGTAATTCACGGTGGAAAAGCTTTAAATTGTACATATGGTGAATTTCAGAAGGAAATGGATCTTATAAATCATGCCTTTATAGAGATAATGACCGAAGGTGATGCTAAAGGGAGAATATTCACCTTCCCTATTCCAACATATAATATCTCTAAAAACTTTAACTGGAATAGAAAAATATTAGATGATCTTATGGCTATGACTGGAAAATATGGTATCCCTTATTTTGCAAACTTTGTTAATTCTGATATGAAC harbors:
- a CDS encoding ribonucleoside triphosphate reductase, producing the protein MSVNKVVKRDGRIVNFDYERIVEAIYKAAKAVGGEDRKIANNLALQVVKIIHKKYGDIGVVTVEEIQDEVEKTLIEAGHAKTAKAYILYRKQRADIRDIKTAFGEIENIIENYINKSSWRVKENSNTTFSFQGLNNFISSTIISKYWLGKIYPEEIRNAHNSGDFYIHDLGSLSVYCCGWDLKDILLKGFKGVHGKVESKPAKHLRSALGQIVNFFYTLQGEAAGAQALASFDTYLAPFVRFDKLEYSDVKQCMQEFIFNLNVPTRVGFQTPFTNLTMDLEVPSILKNECVIHGGKALNCTYGEFQKEMDLINHAFIEIMTEGDAKGRIFTFPIPTYNISKNFNWNRKILDDLMAMTGKYGIPYFANFVNSDMNPEDARSMCCRLRLDNRQLRKRGGGLFGANPLTGSIGVVTINLPKLGYLAADENDFYKRLDNLMELARNSLKIKRKT